Proteins found in one Carassius auratus strain Wakin chromosome 12, ASM336829v1, whole genome shotgun sequence genomic segment:
- the LOC113111701 gene encoding kinesin-like protein KIF20B isoform X1, translating to MMESCLSHKPGRVGSITAEDLRKDLFVEFSKLSRDSVLLEKEHLQVFLRVRPFTTAERTEGESQECISIEPPDSVILKAPRASLTARHSERFGSQLAQRFQFSQVYGPEATQRDIFDGTTKSLVKDVLDGGNSLIFTYGVTNAGKTFTFFGPDSDGGILPRSLNVIFNSIEGRNYFQNNIKPHRCVDFIRLTKEQQDEEATNKRNLLRRFKDIDPQKTLSSMSSSSCSSFESSTSSDSNGDSVCLDETSYVKFSVWVSFCEIYNENIHDLLDVVPNGSHRRNVLRLAQDVKGNAFVKDLKWVQVNSAEEALKVVKIGRKNQSFSSTKLNNVSSRSHSIFSIRILRIEDVGVPRVQTISELSLCDLAGSERCAKTQNRGERLKEAGNINTSLLTLGKCISALRLNQTQTKFHQHIPFRESKLTHYLQGFFCGRGKACMIININQCASVYDETLNVLKFSAVAQKVVVLNPKPAPSFALKRSARDVSMIINNADKKDWTRRSSLMGWEMSLEDVQEDEDDEEMGEDDDEESDIESMEDNTVLEVTESQELCELQLKIEELQEKLSKEESEKLTMESRIREEVTAEFMELFSNMEKDYNERLQREKEIVEERAERRLEILKNLVNRTVGEIAAVSSDENAAKEAKIELLDSMIEAMRDDLAKIKGDAEAVQNCLTKVPESPRTIIHLRTQLEEMREELFKSQQHLSLKTKEFEAMCVQMQESNDQLHQANRNYENQKLRCQELMSICQEKDDMVSKLQTALDQNVEAATKDRALINNIKEEILHFRNNCKCMLKEDGEPRGEEMTSWESEQLLQKLKMKEEQLNELKLERCSLEKKVCDLSDRLAELTHAHEAIVVMERAEVNKVTNENKTLASELNELQQTVNEMSSKLKTLQTELNTQTKIANELSEELDAAKAESSSQSKTVESLMTEADHLHQEFGACQLSHDKKEAECEKLVELLHEKSRQINDLEQEASQTRANMCQLEELYSQLKYEHDAQAQEHQRLLRHYEAQKFVVAQIKSSSELLEELTALNQQQGRIEEQEQDSRDDCWKTLQEKLIQMLSKLNQHEEVLNIVRTIVENEISKARDEAKRRITAIEEALAHKDAKLETKAQEISKLRELVNDGLNKIKTMSCDLQKVDKERSDVRDQLSEANMQKEQLEKQILILIEEKKMFQQKLCEANEMRDQAGHSLSCTEQNIEPPQTVESNHTTEESTQAFQTTCQDLLAEQKLIEKTCVNLNKDFKQTGKEELLEARPNEIESVTEDHTKLQEMYQKISVGVSDEPQQEERRGCRPAENTKGILKHQLAEKKDTTVNLQRGKDLAASHKSDTQRVGSSKQTSNVKTENKGDPFSPTQEQLAVLNSSILSTKSLQEERFPKPEVEISFTPLKPDRVNVRKPGEEESVTIKLRRTARKRKSPEMKNSVESENRKKLRLKVNNKENIQSLETPTVQGKKRSQLKQKDSPASLKGKKDGALQKIGDFIQSSPTLFGSKAKKIMSMVNVKSPEPLNPSENNKPKKSKRKLFKTQVSSPLDIPSHPVIGGSDDDDVDKESDHLIIKRKLRTRTVQRWSKH from the exons ATGATGGAATCGTGTTTAAGTCATAAGCCCGGGAGAGTTGGCTCTATAACGGCTGAGGACCTCAGGAAAGATCTTTTCGTCGAGTTTTCTAAATTATCAAGG GATTCAGTATTGCTGGAAAAAGAGCATCTGCAGGTCTTTCTCCGTGTCCGCCCATTCACTACTGCAGAGAGAACAGAAGGAGAATCACAG GAGTGCATCTCAATTGAGCCTCCAGATTCCGTGATTCTGAAGGCACCTAGAGCATCTCTGACAGCCAGacacagtgagagatttgggtcACAGCTGGCACAACGATTTCAGTTCTCACAG GTTTACGGTCCAGAAGCGACACAAAGAGATATATTTGATGGAACAACCAAAAGCCTTGTGAAAGATGTCTTGGATGGAGGGAATTCCTTGATCTTTACATATGGAGTTACTAATGCTGGGAAGACGTTTACTTTTTTTG GCCCTGATTCAGATGGTGGAATTCTGCCCAGGTCATTAAATGTGATCTTTAACAGCATAGAAGGcagaaattattttcaaaataacatCAAGCCTCACAGATGTGTCGACTTTATAAGACTCACCAAAGAGCAGCAGGATGAGGAAGCTACAAATAAGAGAAACCTTCTTCGCCGATTTAAAGat ATTGACCCCCAGAAAACCCTGTCTAGCATGTCCAGCTCCAGCTGTTCATCATTTGAAA gctCCACCTCTAGTGACTCGAATGGGGACAGTGTCTGTTTGGATGAGACCTCTTATGTTAAATTCTCTGTGTGGGTCTCCTTTTGTGAAATCTACAATGAAAACATCCACGATCTGCTTGATGTTGTTCCAAATGGCTCTCACAGAAGGAATGTTTTGCGGCTAGCCCAAGATGTTAAAGGCAATGCTTTTGTCAAAG ATCTAAAATGGGTTCAAGTTAATAGTGCAGAGGAAGCATTAAAAGTTGTGAAAATCGGAAGAAAAAATCAAAGTTTTTCATCCACCAAACTCAACAATGTCTCTAGCAGAAG CCACAGTATTTTTTCCATTCGGATCTTGCGTATTGAAGATGTTGGTGTTCCCCGGGTTCAGACAATTAGCGA GCTGTCATTATGTGATTTGGCTGGATCTGAGCGATGTGCAAAGACTCAGAACAGAGGAGAACGTTTAAAAGAAGCTGGAAACATCAATACTTCCTTGCTAACGCTAGGGAAATGCATCAGTGCTCTGAGGCTCAACCAAACACAAACCAA GTTTCATCAGCACATCCCCTTCAGAGAGAGCAAACTCACACATTATTTGCAGGGTTTTTTCTGTGGCCGTGGAAAAGCCTGCATGATCATCAACATAAACCAGTGTGCCTCAGTATATGATGAAACCCTGAATGTCCTCAAGTTCTCCGCAGTGGCTCAGAAG GTGGTGGTCCTCAACCCTAAACCAGCTCCTAGCTTTGCACTCAAGAGATCTGCCAGAGATGTATCCATGATAATCAATAATGCTGACAAGAAGGATTGGACCAGGAGAAGCTCCCTCATGGGCTGGGAAATGAGCCTAGAGGATGtgcaggaggatgaggatgatgaagaaatGGGTGAGGATGACGATGAGGAGAGTGACATTGAGAGCATGGAGGACAACACTGTCTTAGAGGTTACAGAAAGTCAAGAGCTGTGTGAG CTTCAGTTGAAAATTGAAGAGCTCCAAGAGAAGCTGTCCAAAGAAGAGTCTGAAAAATTAACTATGGAATCTCGTATTCGTGAGGAAGTCACTGCAGAGTTTATGGAGCTGTTTTCTAACATGGAAAAAGACTACAA tGAACGTCttcaaagagagaaagaaattgtTGAGGAAAGAGCAGAAAGGAGGCTTGAGATACTGAAGAATCTGGTCAACAGAACTGTTGGTGAAATTGCCGCTGTTAGCAGTGATGAGAATGCGGCAAAG GAGGCTAAGATCGAGCTTTTGGACAGTATGATCGAGGCAATGCGAGATGATTTAGCTAAGATAAAAGGGGATGCAGAGGCAGTACAAAATTGCTTGACAAAAGTCCCTGAATCACCCAGAACAATTATTCATCTTAGGACACAGCTGGAGGAGATGAGAGAGGAGCTGTTCAAAAGCCAACAACATCTCAGTCTTAAAACTAAAG AGTTTGAAGCAATGTGTGTTCAAATGCAGGAATCAAATGACCAGCTTCACCAAGCAAATAGA aATTATGAAAACCAGAAACTGAGATGTCAGGAACTTATGTCAATCTGCCAGGAGAAAGATGACATGGTCTCTAAATTACAGACTGCTTTGGACCAAAATGTAGAGGCAGCTACTAAAGAT AGGGCCTTAATTAATAATATCAAAGAAGAAATCCTACATTTCAGAAACAACTGTAAGTGTATGCTGAAAGAAGATGGTGAACCTAGAGGGGAGGAAATGACAAGTTGGGAAAGTGAGCAGCTTTtgcaaaaactgaaaatgaaagagGAGCAGCTGAATGAACTTAAACTTGAGCGTTGTTCACTTGAGAAAAAAGTGTGTGATCTCTCTGATAGACTGGCAGAGCTGACTCATGCACATGAAGCCATTGTGGTGATGGAGAGAGCAGAGGTCAACAAAGTCACAAATGAGAACAAGACTCTTGCCAGTGAGCTAAATGAACTTCAGCAGACAGTCAATGAGATGAGCTCAAAGCTCAAAACTCTGCAGACAGAATTGAACACTCAGACAAAGATTGCCAATGAGCTTTCAGAAGAACTTGATGCAGCCAAAGCAGAGTCTAGCAGTCAGTCCAAAACCGTTGAATCCTTAATGACAGAGGCAGATCATTTACATCAGGAATTCGGTGCCTGTCAGCTCTCGCATGACAAAAAGGAGGCTGAATGTGAGAAGCTGGTGGAGTTATTGCATGAGAAGAGCCGACAGATCAATGACCTGGAGCAGGAGGCCAGTCAGACCAGAGCAAACATGTGCCAGCTTGAGGAGCTCTACAGTCAGCTTAAATATGAGCATGATGCCCAGGCACAAGAGCACCAGAGACTACTGCGCCATTATGAAGCTCAAAAGTTTGTTGTGGCCCAGATAAAAAGCAGCTCTGAGCTCCTGGAAGAACTGACTGCTCTGAATCAGCAGCAGGGGAGGATAGAAGAACAAGAGCAAGACTCCAGAGATGATTGCTGGAAAACTTTGCAGGAAAAACTCATTCAAATGCTGAGCAAACTGAACCAGCACGAGGAAGTTCTGAACATAGTGAGAACGATTGTAGAGAATGAGATCTCTAAGGCAAGAGATGAGGCCAAGAGGAGAATAACTGCGATTGAGGAAGCTCTGGCTCATAAAGATGCAAAACTAGAGACTAAGGCCCAAGAGATTTCAAA GTTGAGAGAACTTGTGAACGATGGACTTAATAAAATCAAGACCATGAGTTGTGATTTGCAGAAGGTGGACAAAGAGCGATCTGATGTCAGAGATCAGTTATCGGAGGCTAACATGCAGAAAGAACAGTTAGAGAAACAG ATTTTGATCTTAATTGaggaaaagaaaatgtttcagcAGAAGCTATGTGAAGCAAATGAGATGAGGGATCAGGCTGGACACAGTTTAAGCTGTACAGAGCAAAATATTGAGCCACCGCAGACT GTGGAGTCTAACCATACCACAGAAGAAAGCACTCAGGCTTTCCAAACTACCTGTCAGG ATCTTTTGGCAGAACAGAAGCTGATTGAGAAGACGTGTGTGAACTTAAATAAAGACTTCAAACAGACAGGCAAGGAGGAATTGCTGGAGGCCAGACCGAATGAGATTGAATCTGTAACTGAAG ATCATACAAAACTCCAGGAGATGTATCAGAAAATAAGTGTTGGTGTCTCTGATGAACCTCAGCAGGAAGAACGGAGAGGTTGCAGACCTGCAGAAAACACAAAA GGAATATTAAAGCATCAGCTGGCTGAGAAGAAGGATACCACTGTGAACTTGCAAAGGGGAAAAGATTTGGCTGCTTCTCATAAATCTGATACCCAGAGAGTTGGCAGTTCCAAACAGACATCAAATGTGAAGACAGAGAATAAAGGCGACCCTTTCAGTCCAACACAAGAG CAGTTGGCAGTACTCAACTCCTCCATCCTGTCCACAAAGAGTCTCCAAGAAGAGCGCTTCCCCAAACCAGAGGTAGAAATCAGCTTTACACCACTTAAACCTGACCGAGTGAATGTCAGGAAACCAGGAGAAGAAGAGTCTGTCACAATAAAACTCCGACGTACAGCCAGAAAGAGAAAGAGCCCAGAGATGAAG AACTCTGTGGAGTCAGAAAATCGAAAAAAACTACGGCTGAAGGTGAACAATAAGGAAAACATACAATCTCTTGAG ACTCCCACCGTGCAGGGGAAAAAGAGAAGTCAATTAAAGCAGAAAGACTCTCCTGCCAGCCTGAAAGGTAAAAAAGACGGAGCCCTGCAGAAGATTGGTGACTTTATCCAGAGCTCTCCAACCCTCTTTGGGAGCAAAG CCAAAAAGATCATGAGCATGGTGAATGTTAAATCTCCCGAACCGCTGAATCCTTCTGAAAACAACAAACCCAAGAAATCCAAACGAAAACTCTTCAAGACTCAGGTTTCTTCCCCGCTGGACATACCCTCTCATCCT GTCATTGGaggcagtgatgatgatgatgttgataaAGAGAGCGATCATCTCATAATCAAGAGAAAACTCAGAACAAGAACTGTCCAGAGATGGTCCAAACATTAA
- the LOC113111702 gene encoding ribonuclease P protein subunit p30-like isoform X1: protein MDLNIISNNDKNRLKSIIETAAHLGYSTVAINYVVEPQQKKQEIPKPQSVSDIFDKFPIVQGKSSSIKVLNRLTIIASDASHFRPTNEYKSFDLVAVYPKTEKLFHAACMTFDVDIICIAVAEKQPFHFKKAPVNGAIDRGGFFETCYAAAIRDTTMRRYTIANAISLMEVCKGKNIIVSSGAEKPLELRGPYDIANLGLVFSLSEGDAKAAVSTNCRAVLLHGETRATASGVVYTMKKPKTPQKQEESPVSKKAKTEFS, encoded by the exons ATGGATCTAAACATCATCAgcaataatgataaaaacagaCTCAAAAGCATCATAGAGACAGCGGCTCACC TTGGCTACTCAACAGTCGCAATAAACTATGTGGTTGAACCACAACAGAAGAAACAG GAAATTCCTAAGCCACAGAGTGTGTCAGACATATTTGATAAATTCCCAATAGTACAG GGCAAATCTTCTTCCATCAAAGTACTGAATCGATTGACCATCATAGCCTCTGATGCTTCTCATTTT AGACCAACCAATGAATACAAAAGCTTCGACCTTGTTGCAGTGTACCCCAAGACAGAAAAACTATTTCAT GCAGCCTGCATGACTTTTGATGTGGACATTATCTGCATTGCAGTTGCTGAAAAACAGCCCTTCCATTTTAAAAAGGCTCCAGTTAATGGG GCTATTGACAGGGGGGGTTTCTTTGAGACCTGTTATGCAGCAGCCATTAGAGACACCACTATGAGGAGATACACCATCGCCAATGCCATCAGCCTTATGGAAGTCTGTAAAGGAAAA aatATCATAGTGTCCAGTGGAGCAGAAAAG cCTCTTGAATTGAGGGGTCCGTATGACATTGCCAATTT AGGGCTTGTGTTCAGCCTGTCTGAAGGAGATGCCAAAGCTGCTGTTTCTACTAATTGTCGAGCTGTCTTGCTTCATGGAG AGACGAGAGCCACTGCATCTGGTGTTGTTTACACCATGAAGAAACCAAAAACTCCCCAGAAACAAGAAGAATCTCCAGTATCTAAAAAggccaaaactgaattttcata A
- the LOC113111702 gene encoding ribonuclease P protein subunit p30-like isoform X2, with the protein MDLNIISNNDKNRLKSIIETAAHLGYSTVAINYVVEPQQKKQEIPKPQSVSDIFDKFPIVQGKSSSIKVLNRLTIIASDASHFRPTNEYKSFDLVAVYPKTEKLFHAIDRGGFFETCYAAAIRDTTMRRYTIANAISLMEVCKGKNIIVSSGAEKPLELRGPYDIANLGLVFSLSEGDAKAAVSTNCRAVLLHGETRATASGVVYTMKKPKTPQKQEESPVSKKAKTEFS; encoded by the exons ATGGATCTAAACATCATCAgcaataatgataaaaacagaCTCAAAAGCATCATAGAGACAGCGGCTCACC TTGGCTACTCAACAGTCGCAATAAACTATGTGGTTGAACCACAACAGAAGAAACAG GAAATTCCTAAGCCACAGAGTGTGTCAGACATATTTGATAAATTCCCAATAGTACAG GGCAAATCTTCTTCCATCAAAGTACTGAATCGATTGACCATCATAGCCTCTGATGCTTCTCATTTT AGACCAACCAATGAATACAAAAGCTTCGACCTTGTTGCAGTGTACCCCAAGACAGAAAAACTATTTCAT GCTATTGACAGGGGGGGTTTCTTTGAGACCTGTTATGCAGCAGCCATTAGAGACACCACTATGAGGAGATACACCATCGCCAATGCCATCAGCCTTATGGAAGTCTGTAAAGGAAAA aatATCATAGTGTCCAGTGGAGCAGAAAAG cCTCTTGAATTGAGGGGTCCGTATGACATTGCCAATTT AGGGCTTGTGTTCAGCCTGTCTGAAGGAGATGCCAAAGCTGCTGTTTCTACTAATTGTCGAGCTGTCTTGCTTCATGGAG AGACGAGAGCCACTGCATCTGGTGTTGTTTACACCATGAAGAAACCAAAAACTCCCCAGAAACAAGAAGAATCTCCAGTATCTAAAAAggccaaaactgaattttcata A
- the LOC113111701 gene encoding kinesin-like protein KIF20B isoform X2: protein MMESCLSHKPGRVGSITAEDLRKDLFVEFSKLSRDSVLLEKEHLQVFLRVRPFTTAERTEGESQECISIEPPDSVILKAPRASLTARHSERFGSQLAQRFQFSQVYGPEATQRDIFDGTTKSLVKDVLDGGNSLIFTYGVTNAGKTFTFFGPDSDGGILPRSLNVIFNSIEGRNYFQNNIKPHRCVDFIRLTKEQQDEEATNKRNLLRRFKDIDPQKTLSSMSSSSCSSFESSTSSDSNGDSVCLDETSYVKFSVWVSFCEIYNENIHDLLDVVPNGSHRRNVLRLAQDVKGNAFVKDLKWVQVNSAEEALKVVKIGRKNQSFSSTKLNNVSSRSHSIFSIRILRIEDVGVPRVQTISELSLCDLAGSERCAKTQNRGERLKEAGNINTSLLTLGKCISALRLNQTQTKFHQHIPFRESKLTHYLQGFFCGRGKACMIININQCASVYDETLNVLKFSAVAQKVVVLNPKPAPSFALKRSARDVSMIINNADKKDWTRRSSLMGWEMSLEDVQEDEDDEEMGEDDDEESDIESMEDNTVLEVTESQELCELQLKIEELQEKLSKEESEKLTMESRIREEVTAEFMELFSNMEKDYNERLQREKEIVEERAERRLEILKNLVNRTVGEIAAVSSDENAAKEAKIELLDSMIEAMRDDLAKIKGDAEAVQNCLTKVPESPRTIIHLRTQLEEMREELFKSQQHLSLKTKEFEAMCVQMQESNDQLHQANRNYENQKLRCQELMSICQEKDDMVSKLQTALDQNVEAATKDRALINNIKEEILHFRNNCKCMLKEDGEPRGEEMTSWESEQLLQKLKMKEEQLNELKLERCSLEKKVCDLSDRLAELTHAHEAIVVMERAEVNKVTNENKTLASELNELQQTVNEMSSKLKTLQTELNTQTKIANELSEELDAAKAESSSQSKTVESLMTEADHLHQEFGACQLSHDKKEAECEKLVELLHEKSRQINDLEQEASQTRANMCQLEELYSQLKYEHDAQAQEHQRLLRHYEAQKFVVAQIKSSSELLEELTALNQQQGRIEEQEQDSRDDCWKTLQEKLIQMLSKLNQHEEVLNIVRTIVENEISKARDEAKRRITAIEEALAHKDAKLETKAQEISKLRELVNDGLNKIKTMSCDLQKVDKERSDVRDQLSEANMQKEQLEKQILILIEEKKMFQQKLCEANEMRDQAGHSLSCTEQNIEPPQTVESNHTTEESTQAFQTTCQDLLAEQKLIEKTCVNLNKDFKQTGKEELLEARPNEIESVTEDHTKLQEMYQKISVGVSDEPQQEERRGCRPAENTKGILKHQLAEKKDTTVNLQRGKDLAASHKSDTQRVGSSKQTSNVKTENKGDPFSPTQELAVLNSSILSTKSLQEERFPKPEVEISFTPLKPDRVNVRKPGEEESVTIKLRRTARKRKSPEMKNSVESENRKKLRLKVNNKENIQSLETPTVQGKKRSQLKQKDSPASLKGKKDGALQKIGDFIQSSPTLFGSKAKKIMSMVNVKSPEPLNPSENNKPKKSKRKLFKTQVSSPLDIPSHPVIGGSDDDDVDKESDHLIIKRKLRTRTVQRWSKH, encoded by the exons ATGATGGAATCGTGTTTAAGTCATAAGCCCGGGAGAGTTGGCTCTATAACGGCTGAGGACCTCAGGAAAGATCTTTTCGTCGAGTTTTCTAAATTATCAAGG GATTCAGTATTGCTGGAAAAAGAGCATCTGCAGGTCTTTCTCCGTGTCCGCCCATTCACTACTGCAGAGAGAACAGAAGGAGAATCACAG GAGTGCATCTCAATTGAGCCTCCAGATTCCGTGATTCTGAAGGCACCTAGAGCATCTCTGACAGCCAGacacagtgagagatttgggtcACAGCTGGCACAACGATTTCAGTTCTCACAG GTTTACGGTCCAGAAGCGACACAAAGAGATATATTTGATGGAACAACCAAAAGCCTTGTGAAAGATGTCTTGGATGGAGGGAATTCCTTGATCTTTACATATGGAGTTACTAATGCTGGGAAGACGTTTACTTTTTTTG GCCCTGATTCAGATGGTGGAATTCTGCCCAGGTCATTAAATGTGATCTTTAACAGCATAGAAGGcagaaattattttcaaaataacatCAAGCCTCACAGATGTGTCGACTTTATAAGACTCACCAAAGAGCAGCAGGATGAGGAAGCTACAAATAAGAGAAACCTTCTTCGCCGATTTAAAGat ATTGACCCCCAGAAAACCCTGTCTAGCATGTCCAGCTCCAGCTGTTCATCATTTGAAA gctCCACCTCTAGTGACTCGAATGGGGACAGTGTCTGTTTGGATGAGACCTCTTATGTTAAATTCTCTGTGTGGGTCTCCTTTTGTGAAATCTACAATGAAAACATCCACGATCTGCTTGATGTTGTTCCAAATGGCTCTCACAGAAGGAATGTTTTGCGGCTAGCCCAAGATGTTAAAGGCAATGCTTTTGTCAAAG ATCTAAAATGGGTTCAAGTTAATAGTGCAGAGGAAGCATTAAAAGTTGTGAAAATCGGAAGAAAAAATCAAAGTTTTTCATCCACCAAACTCAACAATGTCTCTAGCAGAAG CCACAGTATTTTTTCCATTCGGATCTTGCGTATTGAAGATGTTGGTGTTCCCCGGGTTCAGACAATTAGCGA GCTGTCATTATGTGATTTGGCTGGATCTGAGCGATGTGCAAAGACTCAGAACAGAGGAGAACGTTTAAAAGAAGCTGGAAACATCAATACTTCCTTGCTAACGCTAGGGAAATGCATCAGTGCTCTGAGGCTCAACCAAACACAAACCAA GTTTCATCAGCACATCCCCTTCAGAGAGAGCAAACTCACACATTATTTGCAGGGTTTTTTCTGTGGCCGTGGAAAAGCCTGCATGATCATCAACATAAACCAGTGTGCCTCAGTATATGATGAAACCCTGAATGTCCTCAAGTTCTCCGCAGTGGCTCAGAAG GTGGTGGTCCTCAACCCTAAACCAGCTCCTAGCTTTGCACTCAAGAGATCTGCCAGAGATGTATCCATGATAATCAATAATGCTGACAAGAAGGATTGGACCAGGAGAAGCTCCCTCATGGGCTGGGAAATGAGCCTAGAGGATGtgcaggaggatgaggatgatgaagaaatGGGTGAGGATGACGATGAGGAGAGTGACATTGAGAGCATGGAGGACAACACTGTCTTAGAGGTTACAGAAAGTCAAGAGCTGTGTGAG CTTCAGTTGAAAATTGAAGAGCTCCAAGAGAAGCTGTCCAAAGAAGAGTCTGAAAAATTAACTATGGAATCTCGTATTCGTGAGGAAGTCACTGCAGAGTTTATGGAGCTGTTTTCTAACATGGAAAAAGACTACAA tGAACGTCttcaaagagagaaagaaattgtTGAGGAAAGAGCAGAAAGGAGGCTTGAGATACTGAAGAATCTGGTCAACAGAACTGTTGGTGAAATTGCCGCTGTTAGCAGTGATGAGAATGCGGCAAAG GAGGCTAAGATCGAGCTTTTGGACAGTATGATCGAGGCAATGCGAGATGATTTAGCTAAGATAAAAGGGGATGCAGAGGCAGTACAAAATTGCTTGACAAAAGTCCCTGAATCACCCAGAACAATTATTCATCTTAGGACACAGCTGGAGGAGATGAGAGAGGAGCTGTTCAAAAGCCAACAACATCTCAGTCTTAAAACTAAAG AGTTTGAAGCAATGTGTGTTCAAATGCAGGAATCAAATGACCAGCTTCACCAAGCAAATAGA aATTATGAAAACCAGAAACTGAGATGTCAGGAACTTATGTCAATCTGCCAGGAGAAAGATGACATGGTCTCTAAATTACAGACTGCTTTGGACCAAAATGTAGAGGCAGCTACTAAAGAT AGGGCCTTAATTAATAATATCAAAGAAGAAATCCTACATTTCAGAAACAACTGTAAGTGTATGCTGAAAGAAGATGGTGAACCTAGAGGGGAGGAAATGACAAGTTGGGAAAGTGAGCAGCTTTtgcaaaaactgaaaatgaaagagGAGCAGCTGAATGAACTTAAACTTGAGCGTTGTTCACTTGAGAAAAAAGTGTGTGATCTCTCTGATAGACTGGCAGAGCTGACTCATGCACATGAAGCCATTGTGGTGATGGAGAGAGCAGAGGTCAACAAAGTCACAAATGAGAACAAGACTCTTGCCAGTGAGCTAAATGAACTTCAGCAGACAGTCAATGAGATGAGCTCAAAGCTCAAAACTCTGCAGACAGAATTGAACACTCAGACAAAGATTGCCAATGAGCTTTCAGAAGAACTTGATGCAGCCAAAGCAGAGTCTAGCAGTCAGTCCAAAACCGTTGAATCCTTAATGACAGAGGCAGATCATTTACATCAGGAATTCGGTGCCTGTCAGCTCTCGCATGACAAAAAGGAGGCTGAATGTGAGAAGCTGGTGGAGTTATTGCATGAGAAGAGCCGACAGATCAATGACCTGGAGCAGGAGGCCAGTCAGACCAGAGCAAACATGTGCCAGCTTGAGGAGCTCTACAGTCAGCTTAAATATGAGCATGATGCCCAGGCACAAGAGCACCAGAGACTACTGCGCCATTATGAAGCTCAAAAGTTTGTTGTGGCCCAGATAAAAAGCAGCTCTGAGCTCCTGGAAGAACTGACTGCTCTGAATCAGCAGCAGGGGAGGATAGAAGAACAAGAGCAAGACTCCAGAGATGATTGCTGGAAAACTTTGCAGGAAAAACTCATTCAAATGCTGAGCAAACTGAACCAGCACGAGGAAGTTCTGAACATAGTGAGAACGATTGTAGAGAATGAGATCTCTAAGGCAAGAGATGAGGCCAAGAGGAGAATAACTGCGATTGAGGAAGCTCTGGCTCATAAAGATGCAAAACTAGAGACTAAGGCCCAAGAGATTTCAAA GTTGAGAGAACTTGTGAACGATGGACTTAATAAAATCAAGACCATGAGTTGTGATTTGCAGAAGGTGGACAAAGAGCGATCTGATGTCAGAGATCAGTTATCGGAGGCTAACATGCAGAAAGAACAGTTAGAGAAACAG ATTTTGATCTTAATTGaggaaaagaaaatgtttcagcAGAAGCTATGTGAAGCAAATGAGATGAGGGATCAGGCTGGACACAGTTTAAGCTGTACAGAGCAAAATATTGAGCCACCGCAGACT GTGGAGTCTAACCATACCACAGAAGAAAGCACTCAGGCTTTCCAAACTACCTGTCAGG ATCTTTTGGCAGAACAGAAGCTGATTGAGAAGACGTGTGTGAACTTAAATAAAGACTTCAAACAGACAGGCAAGGAGGAATTGCTGGAGGCCAGACCGAATGAGATTGAATCTGTAACTGAAG ATCATACAAAACTCCAGGAGATGTATCAGAAAATAAGTGTTGGTGTCTCTGATGAACCTCAGCAGGAAGAACGGAGAGGTTGCAGACCTGCAGAAAACACAAAA GGAATATTAAAGCATCAGCTGGCTGAGAAGAAGGATACCACTGTGAACTTGCAAAGGGGAAAAGATTTGGCTGCTTCTCATAAATCTGATACCCAGAGAGTTGGCAGTTCCAAACAGACATCAAATGTGAAGACAGAGAATAAAGGCGACCCTTTCAGTCCAACACAAGAG TTGGCAGTACTCAACTCCTCCATCCTGTCCACAAAGAGTCTCCAAGAAGAGCGCTTCCCCAAACCAGAGGTAGAAATCAGCTTTACACCACTTAAACCTGACCGAGTGAATGTCAGGAAACCAGGAGAAGAAGAGTCTGTCACAATAAAACTCCGACGTACAGCCAGAAAGAGAAAGAGCCCAGAGATGAAG AACTCTGTGGAGTCAGAAAATCGAAAAAAACTACGGCTGAAGGTGAACAATAAGGAAAACATACAATCTCTTGAG ACTCCCACCGTGCAGGGGAAAAAGAGAAGTCAATTAAAGCAGAAAGACTCTCCTGCCAGCCTGAAAGGTAAAAAAGACGGAGCCCTGCAGAAGATTGGTGACTTTATCCAGAGCTCTCCAACCCTCTTTGGGAGCAAAG CCAAAAAGATCATGAGCATGGTGAATGTTAAATCTCCCGAACCGCTGAATCCTTCTGAAAACAACAAACCCAAGAAATCCAAACGAAAACTCTTCAAGACTCAGGTTTCTTCCCCGCTGGACATACCCTCTCATCCT GTCATTGGaggcagtgatgatgatgatgttgataaAGAGAGCGATCATCTCATAATCAAGAGAAAACTCAGAACAAGAACTGTCCAGAGATGGTCCAAACATTAA